A single Epinephelus lanceolatus isolate andai-2023 chromosome 22, ASM4190304v1, whole genome shotgun sequence DNA region contains:
- the LOC144459630 gene encoding uncharacterized protein LOC144459630 yields MNSFRSPHITELQCSSVCRDLDKMRLTSVCGLLLLCVHGNSVDAGNIFDRSSSHNVQRRETNTKRNFSEVMVTKMTVSPTWYVNEGVTVVINCTTHTDDGNYSDKMDLQLFWTKMSPRERIKKVLVSQRASKGISYVLSPVTHEHQGVYTCDDDGSFPHVYVRDWHQILWVDDASPRATIDVVSHSRSQFFNGETFSVSCQLPDDDTQWKMMRFNDFVGNITECPNQVSSGRRLSCTVRSEFPWADVLYWCETTAGERSNALNITTMAGVMVALESPSLPVLEGEDVMLRCLHKNRTTNKITSNFGAIFYRNHRRIRVTTEGNLTLTAVTKADEGIYKCRHPVDGPSHESWITIRARPNEDQKKKNDDVIKMP; encoded by the exons ATGAACAGTTTCAGGAGTCCTCACATTACAGAGCTTCAGTGTTCATCAGTGTGTCGAGACTTGGACAAGATGAGACTCACGTCAGTCTGCGGGCTTCTCT tgctgtgtgtcCACGGCAACTCTGTGGACGCAGGGAATATTTTTGACAGATCTTCATCTCATA ACGTACAGCGTCGGGAGACCAACACCAAGCGGAATTTCTCGGAGGTCATGGTTACAAAGATGACGGTCTCTCCGACCTGGTACGTCAATGAGGGCGTCACTGTAGTGATCAACTGCACCACGCACACAGACGATGGGAACTACAGTGACAAGATGGACCTTCAGCTGTTCTGGACCAAGATGAGCCCCAGAGAGAGGATCAAGAAG GTCTTGGTCAGCCAGCGAGCGTCTAAAGGCATCTCCTATGTGCTGAGCCCCGTTACCCATGAGCACCAGGGTGTCTACACTTGTGACGATGATGGCAGCTTCCCTCATGTTTATGTTCGAGATTGGCACCAAATACTCTGGGTGGATG ACGCTTCTCCAAGAGCTACCATAGACGTGGTCAGCCACAGCAGGAGCCAGTTCTTCAACGGTGAGACATTCAGTGTGAGCTGTCAGCTGCCTGACGATGACACCCAGTGGAAGATGATGAG ATTTAATGACTTTGTGGGAAACATCACAGAGTGTCCCAATCAAGTGTCCTCAGGCCGCCGCCTGTCCTGCACCGTCCGTTCAGAATTTCCCTGGGCGGACGTACTGTACTGGTGTGAGACTACAGCAGGGGAGAGGAGCAACGCCCTCAACATCACCACCATGG CTGGTGTGATGGTGGCCCTGGAGAGTCCATCACTTCCTGTGCTGGAGGGTGAGGACGTGATGCTTCGCTGTTTACATAAAAACAGAACCACAAACAAAATCACCTCCAACTTTGGTGCCATCTTCTACAGGAACCACCGTCGGATTAG GGTTACAACTGAAGGCAACCTGACTCTGACAGCAGTGACCAAAGCTGACGAGGGAATCTACAAATGTCGGCACCCAGTGGACGGACCGTCTCATGAAAGCTGGATCACTATTAGAG CTCGGCCCAATGAagaccagaagaagaagaatgatgatgtcatcaagatGCCATAG
- the gprin3a gene encoding uncharacterized protein gprin3a, translating to METFPSTTKCKKDVIQSECPIPEEAELADALGNTDPNANWGAEPNFNLNLTLTSPSNPRPAIGTSKLHGGNKKDDRNKGAVTMETGKSAYTLTIPVMSPVEKDDPTHQKSKIPALSRSPTAEASVNSRGEQRLKSPNSKRTPTLSPKTHTHSNMAASPKSHGMEQTTIASSPRTTERVKTQEQRAEPASILNSKPHVALTTGPTTKTSNKTTISPKLQTHGKAISFETQSPKTLHLPISTDVHNPKGELDVISPKAANRTPTLTTKTQKLDTASTRHDSRTQGSETPPVGPKSPNQRGEMAQLNTKTPQLSSRSPKPSTQRKASGTRNKNASGSKENLDGQDLSVGSGSKDSSNSKATTVTTDSLDSKTGLNSKTAMGSKDSLDSKSGSASKTSWGSKDSLDSKTGSNSKASPSCRSGMGSRDSLDSKTAIEIRADKTSPDSKTFGGSKSGMGSKDNLDPKTQTPSDSKGSFNLKTSPSLKPGSEFNLSTNSDLLSSSKPAPNRSTSKPSLVASGSKMDSVGSVSLLSSRTGPAGSKYNHLKAASSSAKSSPEPKAAANSYKPGEVQSSSKSPLADLSPSSMLSPTSSSTSRSPGKSLASGPAGPNKEVQRSPASAPGNTSHFLTFKIHCPSARFQRLQSETRLTTVMLLACQCVCLLTSFLFAGSGEISGLLAPLATSSPKTRTTVASTMTRGFTPEPTAVPSIAVETNTSTTPHNTILTRGLTFDSITKTPAKTGAATEEERLNLPETKVPPGGGPVVSQGVVRGVEVTDNAGLLPGDKRRKPSHLGDANAITAGSKTSSTRVTGLESQNEEKKKQESGKQKDGRGSSSLPPSSFLHPLPHLSTHPERFKTVRETATMTDSSERLHLAEGERKDVGVQVEMEVVEHTASASSSLHKGAPSSSLIASPSCQSGSLTSPTVPSLCCVPAGQPPFQHVCKINIELRSQSVLPSVVTDRASSLPASLRTYSFQQSPGLMSELRLRQNQDRDISAESIWEDEEEEEEEEEEKVAREQNKEEEDGEERVETMKPQEVAWDKQGRTWEVYGASVDLESLGTAIQSHLESKIQEQEKYIRTLRKSICSNSSLRGYKMKKRKKKRGGILGCCRKAPAVAD from the exons ATGGAAACCTTCCCAAGTACGACCAAATGCAAAAAGGATGTCATCCAATCAGAATGCCCAATTCCAGAGGAAGCAGAGCTTGCAGATGCCCTTGGAAACACAGATCCCAATGCCAACTGGGGGGCGGAACCTAACTTCAACCTCAACCTCACTCTAACGTCACCAAGCAACCCCCGCCCAGCCATCGGGACATCAAAGCTGCATGGAGGGAACAAAAAGGATGATAGGAACAAAGGAGCAGTTACTATGGAAACTGGCAAGTCGGCATATACCCTGACAATCcctgtgatgtcaccagtgGAAAAAGATGATCCAACGCATCAGAAAAGCAAAATTCCAGCTTTGTCCCGGTCACCAACAGCTGAGGCGTCAGTGAACAGCAGAGGTGAGCAAAGGCTTAAATCCCCAAACTCCAAACGTACTCCAACACTCAGCCCCAAGACGCACACGCACAGCAACATGGCGGCAAGTCCAAAATCCCACGGGATGGAGCAAACAACCATCGCTAGCAGCCCCAGAACGACCGAAAGAGTCAAAACACAAGAACAGAGAGCGGAACCTGCAAGCATcttaaactccaaaccacatgttgcACTGACAACTGGACCGACAACAAAGACTTCAAACAAAACGACAATTAGCCCAAAACTGCAAACACACGGAAAAGCAATAAGCTTCGAGACACAGTCGCCAAAAACACTACACCTTCCCATAAGCACGGATGTCCACAATCCGAAAGGGGAATTAGATGTTATCAGCCCAAAAGCTGCCAATCGAACCCCAACGCTGACAACCAAAACCCAAAAACTTGACACAGCTAGCACCAGACATGACTCAAGAACTCAGGGTTCTGAGACGCCCCCTGTAGGACCAAAGTCCCCAAATCAGAGGGGTGAAATGGCACAGCTCAACACCAAGACTCCTCAACTGAGTTCTCGAAGTCCCAAACCATCCACACAGAGGAAAGCTTCTGGAACCAGAAACAAAAACGCTTCAGGGTCAAAGGAGAATCTTGATGGTCAAGATTTAAGTGTTGGTTCTGGATCCAAAGACAGTTCAAATTCTAAAGCTACTACAGTGACTACAGACAGTCTGGATTCTAAAACTGGCTTGAATTCCAAAACAGCAATGGGGTCCAAAGATAGCCTGGATTCTAAAAGTGGTTCTGCTTCCAAAACCAGTTGGGGATCAAAGGACAGCTTAGACTCCAAAACTGGCTCCAACTCCAAAGCCAGTCCCAGTTGTAGGTCTGGGATGGGTTCCAGAGATAGTCTTGATTCTAAAACTGCAATTGAAATCAGAGCAGACAAAACCAGCCCTGATTCTAAGACGTTTGGGGGTTCTAAATCTGGCATGGGGTCAAAGGATAACCTTGATCCTAAAACTCAGACTCCTTCAGACTCTAAAGGCAGTTTCAATCTCAAAACCAGTCCAAGTTTAAAACCAGGCTCTGAGTTTAATCTCAGCACTAATTCTGATCTCCTTTCCAGTTCTAAACCTGCTCCAAACCGTTCGACTTCTAAACCTTCTCTGGTGGCCTCTGGCTCTAAGATGGACAGTGTTGGATCTGTCTCCCTATTGTCCTCCAGAACTGGTCCAGCTGGGTCCAAatacaaccacctcaaggctgCAAGCTCCAGTGCTAAATCAAGTCCAGAACCTAAAGCTGCTGCAAATTCTTATAAGCCTGGAGAAGTTCAGTCTAGCTCAAAGTCACCTCTGGCAGATTTGTCTCCCTCCTCAATGCTCTCGCCTACATCAAGTTCAACAAGTAGGAGCCCTGGCAAAAGTCTTGCTTCTGGCCCAGCTGGGCCAAACAAGGAGGTCCAGAGGAGTCCTGCTTCAGCTCCAGGTAATACATCGCATTTTTTGACATTCAAAAT tcactgccctaGTGCTcgatttcaacgacttcagagtgagaccaggctcacTACTGTTATGCTCTTAGCTTGCCAGTGCGTCTGTCTTCTGACAAGTTTCCTGTTTGCAGGTTCCGGTGAGATTTCAGGCCTGCTGGCTCCTCTGGCCACCTCCAGCCCCAAAACCAGAACCACTGTCGCCTCGACAATGACGAGAGGGTTCACGCCAGAGCCTACAGCAGTTCCATCcattgctgtggaaacaaaCACCAGCACAACACCCCATAATACCATTCTAACTCGGGGTCTCACCTTTGACTCTATCACAAAGACACCCGCAAAAACAGGTGCTGCCACTGAGGAAGAGCGTTTGAACCTGCCGGAGACCAAAGTGCCACCTGGAGGAGGACCGGTGGTATCCCAGGGGGTCGTGCGAGGGGTAGAGGTGACTGACAACGCAGGGTTGTTGCCAGGAGATAAGAGGAGAAAACCAAGTCACCTGGGAGATGCAAATGCCATCACCGCTGGTAGCAAGACCTCATCAACAAGGGTGACTGGATTGGAGAGTCAAaatgaagagaagaagaagcaggagaGCGGTAAACAGAAAGATGGTCGAGGGAGTTCCTCTCTCCCGCCTTCGTCTTTCCTTCATCCTCTTCCGCATCTTTCCACTCATCCAGAGAGGTTCAAGACAGTAAGGGAGACGGCAACAATGACTGACTCAAGTGAGAGGCTTCATCTGGCTGAAGGGGAGCGGAAAGACGTGGGTGTCCAAGTGGAGATGGAGGTGGTCGAACACACTGCTTCTGCTAGCTCCAGCCTGCACAAGGGAgctccttcctcctcccttATAGCCTCTCCCAGCTGTCAGTCAGGTAGTTTAACCTCGCCGACTGTCCCGTCACTGTGCTGCGTCCCCGCTGGGCAGCCACCTTTCCAGCACGTCTGTAAGATCAACATTGAGTTGCGCAGCCAGTCAGTGCTTCCCTCTGTTGTGACTGACCGTGCTAGctccctccctgcctctctGCGTACATACAGCTTCCAGCAGAGCCCCGGCCTCATGTCGGAGCTACGACTCAGACAAAACCAGGACCGAGACATAAGTGCTGAGAGCATCtgggaggacgaggaggaagaggaggaagaagaggaggagaaggtagCAAGGGAGCAGaacaaggaggaagaggatggagaggagagggtAGAGACGATGAAGCCACAGGAGGTGGCATGGGACAAACAGGGGAGGACATGGGAGGTGTATGGCGCCTCTGTGGACCTGGAGTCCCTGGGCACAGCGATCCAGTCCCACCTGGAGTCAAAGATTCAGGAGCAGGAGAAGTACATCCGGACTCTGAGGAAGTCCATCTGCTCCAACAGCAGCCTCAGAGGGTAtaagatgaagaagaggaagaagaagaggggaggGATTCTGGGATGCTGCAGGAAAGCGCCCGCTGTGGCTGACTGA